A window of the Streptomyces sp. NBC_01351 genome harbors these coding sequences:
- a CDS encoding DUF397 domain-containing protein, whose product MPEFDFVKSTYSGQDMNECVEVATNVVGTVAVRDSKQAAGPVIRVTDTAWAAFAAAQ is encoded by the coding sequence ATGCCGGAGTTCGACTTCGTGAAGTCCACATACAGCGGCCAGGACATGAACGAGTGCGTGGAGGTGGCGACGAACGTGGTCGGGACCGTCGCCGTCCGGGACAGCAAGCAGGCGGCCGGACCGGTCATTCGGGTCACCGACACCGCGTGGGCGGCCTTCGCGGCGGCGCAGTGA
- a CDS encoding glutaredoxin domain-containing protein produces MNKAVTLYWRPGCVFCVKLRTQLRLARIPYREVNIWRDPDAAAFVRSVADGNETVPTVVVGDHPAMVNPSLRQVRDALSR; encoded by the coding sequence GTGAACAAGGCCGTCACCCTGTACTGGCGGCCCGGGTGCGTGTTCTGCGTCAAGCTGCGCACGCAACTGCGGCTGGCCCGGATCCCGTACCGGGAGGTCAACATCTGGCGGGACCCCGACGCGGCGGCCTTCGTGCGCAGCGTCGCCGACGGGAACGAGACCGTGCCGACGGTGGTCGTCGGGGACCATCCCGCCATGGTCAACCCAAGTCTCCGACAGGTCCGCGACGCCCTCAGCCGATGA
- a CDS encoding helix-turn-helix domain-containing protein produces MPNRDPDRGVSVSTVLGRRLGGELLRLREARGLRQAHAAEALTASVAKVAKMERGLVPMRDPDVRALCHLYGVDDEHVIGGLFQLARLDRERRKARGWWRHDPDVGSLAEYIAMEDVATHVRTWQMALIPGLLQTADYVRAMCVVSETWREPDEIEPIVMVRMKRQARLSGEEPLRFHAVISEAALRQEIGGPAVMRGQLDHLLAAAELPNVHVQVLPFRTGAHPGLSGAFSVISFAESGAVDVGYNESISSTVWVEAKDGTAVYTRTFDRLARLSLAPRDSVNLIASISKGL; encoded by the coding sequence ATGCCGAACAGGGACCCGGATCGTGGAGTCTCGGTGTCAACTGTCCTCGGACGCAGATTGGGTGGTGAGCTACTCCGACTGCGCGAGGCCCGTGGGCTCCGTCAGGCGCATGCCGCCGAAGCGCTCACTGCGTCTGTGGCCAAGGTGGCGAAGATGGAGCGCGGGCTTGTGCCCATGCGTGACCCGGATGTTCGAGCCCTGTGTCACCTCTACGGCGTGGACGACGAGCACGTGATCGGAGGCCTGTTCCAACTGGCCCGCCTGGACCGCGAGCGGCGTAAGGCCCGAGGCTGGTGGCGCCACGACCCTGACGTGGGCAGCCTTGCGGAGTACATCGCCATGGAAGACGTTGCCACTCACGTCCGCACGTGGCAGATGGCGCTCATTCCGGGCCTGCTCCAGACGGCCGATTACGTCCGGGCCATGTGTGTGGTCTCCGAGACGTGGCGAGAACCGGATGAGATCGAGCCCATCGTGATGGTGCGCATGAAGCGCCAGGCCAGGCTCTCGGGAGAGGAGCCTCTGCGTTTCCATGCGGTCATTTCGGAGGCGGCGCTACGCCAAGAGATCGGGGGTCCCGCCGTGATGCGGGGCCAGCTCGACCACCTGCTCGCAGCGGCAGAACTGCCCAATGTCCATGTGCAGGTACTGCCGTTCCGGACCGGCGCGCACCCGGGACTCTCGGGGGCGTTCAGCGTCATCTCGTTCGCGGAGTCGGGTGCGGTCGACGTCGGCTACAACGAGAGCATCTCGTCTACCGTGTGGGTGGAAGCCAAGGACGGGACCGCCGTCTACACCCGCACGTTCGACAGGCTTGCTCGTCTGAGTCTCGCTCCGCGCGACTCTGTGAACTTGATCGCCAGCATCAGCAAGGGGTTGTAG